The proteins below come from a single Stomoxys calcitrans chromosome 1, idStoCalc2.1, whole genome shotgun sequence genomic window:
- the LOC106095910 gene encoding coelomocyte uptake defective protein 15, producing MFLLKILFFFVTTLLLKTSGEAEYCKKILAELGNAESNFAYCATTHSVPVEICNGCKKEYDSMKDIFVNFSNDVNCTSRYFDKDRVNLVTTTEESLSSLWTKAYCDDCFRNENIFKFNEKITALEGCIGSNSKHPCESCIGDYKDLNNFYIQMDQHNNGGVCFDIQDSMNRTRTKWSKELKCCRREYNMLLFTVAFSIVSFIFVLFYSGIYFVTKRQERNHGILTNEDPLLNTNAPSTSRGVANIRRNTETLPTTELGNTSPSPERNEEVVEASSLQTKEQQVAIGYSKLNDDEENSSDEDNIAYKK from the exons atgtttttgttaaaaattttatttttctttgtaactacattgttattaaagacaagtgGTGAAGctgaatattgcaaaaaaatattggcCGAACTAGGAAATGCAGAAAGTAATTTTGCATACTGCGCAACAACACATTCGGTACCGGTGGAAATATGCAATGGGTGCAAGAAAGAATATGAttcaatgaaagatatttttgtaaacttttcaAATGACGTTAATTGCACATCCAGATACTTTGACAAGGACCGTGTAAATTTAGTCACCACTACCGAAGAATCGTTATCAAGCCTATGGACAAAGGCGTATTGTGATG actgtTTTAGAAATGAgaatatcttcaaatttaacGAAAAGATAACTGCATTGGAAGGATGTATTGGCTCAAACTCAAAGCATCCTTGCGAATCATGCATTGGAGATTATAAGGATTTAAATAACTTCTACATACAAATGGATCAACATAATAATGGTGGCGTCTGTTTTGATATTCAAGATTCG ATGAACCGAACTCGAACTAAATGGTCCAAAGAACTGAAATGTTGTCGGCGCGAATACAATATGCTATTGTTTACAGTTGCTTTTTCTATAGTCAGCTTCATCTTTGTTCTATTCTATAGTGGAATATATTTTGTAACCAAACGCCAGGAACGAAATCATGGAATTTTAACCAATGAAG ATCCCTTGCTAAATACAAATGCACCATCAACCTCCAGAGGTGTAGCCAATATAAGGAGGAACACGGAAACGCTACCCACAACAGAACTTGGTAATACAAGTCCATCCCCAGAACGAAATGAAGAAGTTGTGGAAGCATCTTCGTTACAAACCAAGGAACAGCAAGTAGCCATAGGTTACAGCAAATTGAATGACGATGAGGAAAATAGCTCCGATGAAGATAACATAGCTtacaaaaagtaa